The stretch of DNA ACTGAAGCATATGATACTTGCAAGCTATCCGACGTTCACTATCACAAGATACTTGCAAGAACAACTTGCTATAAGATGAATGACCTATTATAATTATCAACATATCAAAGAATAGATGTATGTCATGTCTCCAATGTCAAAACAATCAAAACAATGCCAAACTTGAGCAATATGTATCAATAAGAAGCAAGGATTTGATCAGCAAACAATATGATGAGAAGAACACCAAATCTAAGGGGCACAATAATTCACGTGTAAACCCCTTGCAGAGAAAAACCACTAGCAGGGTGAGCGATATTTCACTAAGATGAATCAGGTACAAGGTAAAACCCAAGAAGTAGGTGAGACTCCAAATCTCCAATTTTAACACTCAAATTTGAGTGGATTAATAGATCAAATGGCCTCACTTCTATCCCTACCCTAGAACTATCATGCGTACATAAAAAAAACTCAACTCCCACACTAGTTCTCGGGTTGGGAAAGAGACATATATTTATTGCTTTACAAAAAGCTCCCTCAACTCACTAGACATATTGCACAACCAAGTTTATTGTTAAGTTCCTTGCGTAGCCAACCCTAGCCTATCATATCACTCCCACAAGCCTCTTATCCATTCCCTTCCATCATACTCCTGCATGAGAGTCCCTTCCTAGACTTGATGAAAACTTATCTCTTTCATCTCAATTTATCATTTTACGAAAGACGGCTAAGCCGGGGCAGAGCAAAAATGCTACTCCAATCTATCCCCTTagacatttttatgtcaatattggacATATCAGCTATCTCACCTATGGAGTGAGTAAACAAAATAGTCTCGACACCGGATAAGGCTCTTCAGGTCTAATCTCTGGTAGCCACATGCCAATCCTGCTTGGAAAGCATGCCACATTGTCAACGAAACCACTTCGAGTCAAGATAGGGACTAAATACAGCCAGTTGTGAAATTTAGGTGCAACTTACCTCATTTTAAAGTTGAGTTACCAAAACAAcactatttcttcttcttttttcagttGTTGATTGTTTTCGATAAGTTGAGTGAAAAGAAAATGAACTTTTCTTAATAAATCCGGCATGCACTGTTCCGATCCTGTCCGAGGAAGAATTAGAAGACGTGCCGGTGATTCGTTCGGAgcttaaggctggttgtaatgctaATATCATAGATAGTATCATGTATGCCAACTAGGCaagtttgatgaggtgtcataaaattaaatgaagaaaaaaatggttgagtatcatatcatgataccatatcataataaatgttatgcttatatgtgtcatgcatgacaataaataaaataCTACATGATACCAATATACTCCTCATTAGGGAcacagtatcatacactagtatcatatgcatgatacttcccattacaaccagcctaatgtTTCGCTTACGCACGACAAGGAGCTCCATGATTAAATCGACTCTTGGTTTCCGTATCATGGGGAGTTCTCGAAAGACCTCGTTAGAATAAAGAAGATCGACGTGGGTAGAAGGTAACGTAAATTTGTGCACATGCAGACGACTATGTATGCAGCTCCATATGCACAACTCCATTGTCAACTGTGCATGATGGTGGCTTCATGCGAAGGAAGGTTCCTCGGTCACAAGATAATCTCTCCTCCATGTTTAGCAGGTACGGTGTACTACGTAAGACCCGGTACCTCCAATAAACAACAGGCTCTGTGGTGGCCGCTTCTCCGGCACACCAGCACGTTGCTTGACATTTTGGCTACACGCAACGTGGTTGCGTGGGACCGAAGCTCTGCGGTGGCCGCTTCTCCGGCGCACCAACACTCATCGCGGCGTTCGGCTGCTCGTTCCGGCCGGCCAGCCAGCATTCCCGTATCATGGACGACGGGATGGAATCGATGGATCCAGACTAAGGAATGGGCGAAGGGAAGTCGTTTCTCCCCGTGCCAAGCAAGAAAGGCAAGCACAAAGCTCCCGGGCCATCGTTCGCTGCGTGACATTGTACTAGTGCCGCGCGAGGTTAggtggtgtttgtttacagggacttttttgtgtagggactacaaaaaatctctcttaaagacttttttTTATCAAACGGAACGGACTTTTTAGGGACGGAACTAGACATTTGAGACTAAatgaagaaaactctcaaggagagtctttttgtgacttttttgaacttttccaacaatgccccttcaTGCAtccattggcccgccaccccatggttTTGTTtcattgttatttttctatatattaggggcaacatggtcatttaataacctctaggaagggactagggacttttcagTCTCTGGAAACAaatagggagggactttttagggactagagactttttagttgggactagaaaaagtcctaagaCTAGAAAACCAAACACCACCTTAGACGCGATCATGAAAACAAACAATAGATTTTGCTCCTCCTCCCCCCGCGTCGTCTCAGGGAGGCGACTCGGGCGGGCAACCCCAGCTGCTGCCGCCAAACCCCCTCCTCGCCGCCGGCatacgccgccgggcaaagccctccggcggctggcggcggcgggatctGGCCTCTCTTGCCCGTTCCAGCGCGGATCTGGCAGTCGCTGGGCTGTGTGCTTCCCGCTCAGCGACTGTGCCCCGGTGGCGCGGTGCTGGCCTTGTGCGGGACCTGCTGCAGCCTGGACGTCTCGGTGGTGCGTGCACAGAGGTTTTGGTGGCTCCCCGTCGGCGCAGTCGGAGGCGTCACGGACGTCCTGCGTCCCTCGGCTGCGGGGATGGTCCAGCGTCGGGGCCTCTGTGCGGCGCAGGCGGTGGTCCCAGGCGGTGTTGCTCCCCCGGGCTTGCCCCGATCTGTCTCCGCCTGGGTGTGCTGCGGCATGCGCGGCTGGTTCTGGGCGGTTCCATCTCAGATCCGCTGGGGGCATCCCTTTCCTGCACCTGCTGTAGCTCGGCTCCCCCTCTCGCTTGCATGTGTACGGCGTGGGTGCCTTGGAGCTTCCCGTTCTGGTGTTGGCCGGCGTGGTGCCGGGCGATGCTGTTGGTCACTACTTCTCCCGTCTATCGACCTGTTGCGGTTGCGCAGGTCGGCAGGTCTTTGGCGTGCAGATGGCATTCATGGATGCGGCTTGCTCCCCACGCGGGGTGCGGCCGTGGGTGGTGAGGAGATCCCCTTGTCCTGCTCTCAGCTTCGGTGGGCGCTTGTCTGTCGGGGTGGCGAGCTCCATGGCTTTGCAGTGGCGGTCATGGATGCGGCTTCCTCCCACCCGGGAGGGCCGTGGCTTGTGGGGGTGGCTGTCTCTCTCTTTCAGGCGGGACTTCTTCGTCGTCAGTGTTCTTGTTGTTCGTTCTCGGAGTGCCCCCTCGTGTGTCTCTGCTTGGCGGTGCCCAGCGTCCTCGCCGGTGGCGCACAGGTGCCGTGGCGCTGTCTGGCCTCGCATGACCTTTTGAATGTACCCCATGGCACAGGTGGTGTCGCGGCGTTGTGCAGTCTCGGATGCGCGGCGCCTTTCGATTGCGTCGACGGTGCAGTGTCCTGGTTTGGTTTGCTTGGCGATGCCCTTCGACTCCGCCGGTGGCACATAGGCGTCGTGGCGCTGTCTCGGCCTCGTGCGACCTTTCGATTGTACCCCACGACACAGGTGGTGTCGCGGCGCTGTGCTGTCTCGGATGCGTGGAGCTTTTGATTACGTCGACGGTGCAGTGTCATGGCATGGTTTCGGCTGGCCAATGCCGTTCGATTACACTGGTTGTGCTTTTGGTTTTGTTGTGTTGTGTTTTCCCTCTTTGTTTCTCTCTGTCATATGTGATGTCGGTGNNNNNNNNNNNNNNNNNNNNNNNNNNNNNNNNNNNNNNNNNNNNNNNNNNNNNNNNNNNNNNNNNNNNNNNNNNNNNNNNNNNNNNNNNNNNNNNNNNNNNNNNNNNNNNNNNNNNNNNNNNNNNNNNNNNNNNNNNNNNNNNNNNNNNNNNNNNNNNNNNNNNNNNNNNNNNNNNNNNNNNNNNNNNNNNNNNNNNNNNNNNNNNNNNNNNNNNNNNNNNNNNNNNNNNNNNNNNNNNNNNNNNNNNNNNNNNNNNNNNNNNNNNNNNNNNNNNNNNNNNNNNNNNNNNNNNNNNNNNNNNNAAAAAAATGTTAGACGCGATCAATGGATTATTGGAGTGGTATACACGAGATATTCCCTCCCCCTTCCTGTCTTGATGCGTGCGACCGCTAGTGCTCGCCGCCGCCAGGCGCACCGGCCGGGCCCCTAGCCTTCGTTGTGGGCGCGTTACATCGCGTTACATCGCCAACTAACCTACCGTGGTATCTCGACTGGTCATGCATCTACGAGCGAGACGAGTCATGCCATCACTTGGCGTAAAGCTCCTACCCTTTTTGGGTTTTCTCCATTGATCTAGTCGGTTGGTTGGTTACATGCATGAAGGATGGGCGATGCACATAAGGTTACGTCATATTGGATAGGTTAACTTCTCACTGTTTGTTGGATGACCGCAGAGGTTTTTTTTTGCATATGTACGTCAGCTGCCCATGTACCGTCCTTCTTCCTTCTCACGGGCAGAACCAAATTGGGTGAAGCGAAATCGTCCTCTTGAAGGGAGACTGCCTTTTGGAGCGAACCCCTCGATCGGCACAAGCAAAGCCAAGTGACAGGATGCTTGGAtttaagggactatttttagtctgactaaaaatagtcttttttagaggctaaagttctaaGCACCGCTGACTAAAGAGAggttaggactagtcttgaggctaaatttttttagtcataggaaatctactaaaatatgtattagccctctctctcctcatttaattcctctcctttaacacatgcgagttctggattggaggatttggaggataataaatgctcaataacttgattttactctctttagtatttggatccaagcataggtgaggctagcaagttttagtcccactacttttagtcatgggacgaaAACGTATCAAAGCACCCTCAAAATCTTTAACTTTGATGGGAACTCGGCAATCTTAGATGAGTGTCGCCTCGTCTTTGTTGTGAGAATTTTTTGGAACGGAGTTCTGCCCTCTCACATGGCTAATGCTACCTTTGTTCTAGTTTATTAGTTTTTATTGTATTTTGAGTCAAACTTTAACCTTTGATTTATTAGTCTTTATTGTAGTCCGGTGTACCTTTGGAGTAGAAAATAAGTTATACaccccaaaaatgatatcatcgaaAACCtcattcaaatatgaatccaacaaaAATTTTGTGACATAAATATATAATTTGATAGTCAGATCTACGGTCAAAGTTGGACACAAAATAACAAAAGGACTAGTAAATCTGGACGGAGGTCGTAGTAAGGGGCAatggaaatgaaaaaaaaactttCTGGCGCCGACAAGGCGCATCATTCTCCGGTTGGATAACGAGAACACGTGATATAGTCCCTCCCCGAGAGATCATTCCCCAGGGCGATGCCTCTCTAAATAAATATGTTGGGCTTTTTTCATACAGAATCAGCCAATAATAGACCACTGCTCCGGTGTTATCTAGGCATGCATACCCGGTTCTATTCGTTTGGCGCTACATACGTACTCCATTGAGACTTTCATAGTACGCATACAGTGCACTCCAATACTATAAGGCCATGATTGAGTTGACACTGAATAATTAAATAATTAAAGAGTAGAGACAAATCTTCTTAAGTAAGGTTGAATTTGTACACCAAGCAAACTGAGACTATATGTATTACATTAGAGTCAATGGTATATggggttagagcatctccactagCCTTCTCAGGACACCTTTTTAGGCTCGGTTTTAGACTCGGACGGCACTTTTCACCGAAAAACGGCCCAGCCACGCCCCAACGCCTCACAGAACGTCAAAATAGCGCCGGTAAACCCAGGcgaaacccggcgcgctggggtctCTTGGGGACGCCGGCACAAGTTTTGGCGAAGCGTGTCTCACCACATGTCCTTTTTTTTAGCCCACTTAATCATTCTCTCACAAACTTTTGCTTTGGATGGGATGTGACTGGAAAGACGTCCTTTTTATTTCGCCGGATAACCCCAAGACACTAACTTTTTTGATTCAGGTGATGTTTCTAGGATGCCAATGGCTGGAGATACTCTTAGGTATAGCGCATGCCTGGAGCCCTGGACCAAGGACCAATTCAGGTTCGCGCTATACGAGAGTAGAACAGCTGAACAGGTGATGCATCCAACTTTTTTCAACAAAATAGAGGCCACTTTATTGGTGCACTACGCCGAACTATGACACACACGTTTACGAGAATGGAAAAAGTAGTGAAGTAAAAAAAAACCGAGAAAGGATCAAGCGGTACTTTTGGGTCTCCCTTTATTTTTTTGAGGATAGTTGGGTCGTCCCTTCCTTTGAAGCACATATGTTTAGGAATCCTGTGAAAGTTGCACTATTGTCTGTAAATTTCCTTCAAGATTATTCTAACATTTCCGTGCTTTTTCAATCATGACATCTGTATGAAGGAActacgtttttcttcttcttttattttgtaAGACTTGACTATTTTGATGTGCGAGCAGCTGTTTTtataagagcatcttcagccgttgNNNNNNNNNNNNNNNNNNNNNNNNNNNNNNNNNNNNNNNNNNNNNNNNNNNNNNNNNNNNNNNNNNNNNNNNNNNNNNNNNNNNNNNNNNNNNNNNNNNNNNNNNNNNNNNNNNNNNNNNNNNNNNNNNNNNNNNNNNNNNNNNNNNNNNNNNNNNNNNNNNNNNNNNNNNNNNNNNNNNNNNNNNNNNNNNNNNNNNNNNNNNNNNNNNNNNNNNNNNNNNNNNNNNNNNNNNNNNNNNNNNNNNNNNNNNNNNNNNNNNNNNNNNNNNNNNNNNNNNNNNNNNAGCGTTGGGGGCGATTTTACGCCTAGTCGTCACCCTcaggtcgcccccaggcgccgatattGACCCACTTTTCAGCCCCCTTTCGATGAATAAAAGGCCCACATGGGCGAGAATAAACCCATATTCGGCATGGTTCGCCGTGGCTCGTcgttgaattatgaacataaatattttttatcacatatttaatcacagaaaaatcaaatagttcaacaaaatagttcaatacaaattatatagttcaacaaataaaaactcatatttcatcacacgcccggcgtcgcccttgagcctTCATAGGTGCTCCATCAGATCATGATGACCCTGCCCGTAGTATGGtttagtgtcaaacactgggtcttcttgctcgctctcgatgatcatgttgtgcaagatgacacagcaagttatggtctcccacatttgatcttttgaccaggtctgagcggggtaccgaacaacagcaaatcgagattggggcACACCAAATGcctgctcgacatccttcctgcaagcctcctgaatcttcgcaaaccaggcgttcttgcctcctggcacagggtttgagatgatcttcacaaatgtcgaccatctcagatagatgccatcagctagatagtatcctttgttgtagtgccgcccattgatcttgaagttcaccggaggagaatgaccttaaaCAAGTTTGGtaaagacaggagagcactgcagcacgttgatgtcattgtgagtttctggcataccaaagaaggagtgccaaatccagaggtcctgtgtggtcaccgcctcaagtaccacactccaaccgcctttggcgcccttgtacatcccctgccaagcaaatgtgcaattctttcatttccaatgcatgcagttgatacttccaagcatcccaggaaatcctcttgctgcattctatgctaggatccgagcagtgtcttccgcattgggtgttctcaagtattgcagtccaaacactgccaccactgcccgacagaacttgtagaaacactttatgttggtggactcggccatgcgcccatagtcgccgagtgaatcaccgggagcttcatatgcaagcatcctcatcgctgtcgtgcacttctggatcgaggtgaatccaagtttgccggtgcaatccatcttgcacttgaagtagttgtcgaactcccggatggaattcataaTCCTGAGGAAGagttttcggctcatccgataacgccgCCGAAATGTTTTGTCgtcgtgaagtggagcatcggcgaagtagtcggagtagagcatcggCGCAGAaatgatgccggttctttgctttcacccgccccgacgccgagccacctcgccgcggcttttcattgctcgccagcagctgggcgagggcgacgagcaccatgagatgctcttctttctggacgtcggcctcggcttcctcctccagcagtgcggcgagcgcttcctcgtcatccgagtccatcgccgaggcaggaaaatcgccgaacaccttgcgtccgatgggcgtgcacccgccgctaaactgcccctccgcggccggaaacgcccagctgctgttggaggggctgccgcggcgaacctctgctatttttccggcggggaatggctatctagcgatGAAGGACGGCGGGCGGCGCCAGGATATCGCTAGTggcggccgagggcgcggggggtgggaggcgagtcggggaagaaaaTCTTGACTTTTCACCTGACGTTGAGGGCGAGCCGCGCTTTTTCCTTGCATCGGAGCCCCCAATCGCCCctcagtgcgccgggttcggcctgcgagCGTCGGGCGAAAAAAAAGGCCGAACCGGCGCTTTCCGTCGTCCTGGGGACGTGACTGAGACGTTTTTTTAACGCCAATGCCGAAAAAATGGTACGAGAAGGCCTATTGGAGATGCGGCTGGAGATGCTATAAGAACTGCAAGCAGGCCGTTTTCATAAGAACTGCAAACCAGCCGTTGGGTCGTTGGATAAACTGTTGAAAAGGAGACGAGTCACAGTCATGGTCTTGCATATGGATCACGATTCATGCAATGTGTTGCGCCACCCAGGAAGTGGTAGTATTGGTCACAGCACGCCACGAAATTGCAAGTGACCAACACATCCATCCACTCCATTGTTGGGAACCAAAAAAAAGGAGCTTCGTGAGATCTTCTCGCTGTCATTTACTCATTCAACAGACCGATCGCTTCACGGTCAAGACTCACAGAGAGGCCGGCCCCTAACCGTTTGACAtctcgtgcgtgcgtgcgtgctgaTGCAATCAGCAGTGCATCGTATCTACCGCGTATAAATACGCAGGAGGGCCGGGGCCTTGCTTGGACTCACAGGTAGACGCTTGCCCCGCTACCATTCCAAGCACATATTCCCGCGGGCATCCCGCCACCTAACCGCCTACCTTGCACCGCAATTCATCCCCCATTCAGCAAACCCAAAATAGTGGAGCAGCCCCGATCGGAATCGTGTTATACAGATACGGATACGGGCGTAGCCGGATACAGCTAGCTagctggaggcgccatggtgggggtGAGGATGGTGTGCAATGGGAAGGCTGTGGCGGCGCTGACTGCGGTGTTTGTCGTCTGCGCCGGGGTGgtctcgccggcggcggcgagcgggcgcGAGGAGGCCCACCAGGTGCCGGCGGTCTACGTGTTCGGCGACTCCACGGTGGACGTGGGCAACAACCAGTACCTGCCGGGGAACGCCGCGCTGCAGCTCCCCTACGGCATCGACTTCCCGCAGTCGCGGCCCACCGGGAGGTTCAGCAACGGGTTCAACGTCGCCGACTCCATCTGTACGTAGTCCGCCCGCCCCGCCGGCTTGCACTTGGTTTCCATTTCATTTGTCAGATGAAGCTAACGCAAGTACGCAATGGTGCAAACTGGAAATGCAGCGAGGCTGTTGGGCTTCAAGAGGAGCCCGCCGGCGTACCTGTCGCTGACGCCGGAGACGAGCCGCCAGATCGTCAGAGGCTACCGTGGCGTCAACTACGCCTCCGGTGGATCCGGCATTCTCGACACCACCGTGAGTGCCGCTGCCTCGGATTGTGCGCCTCTTTTTTGTTCCAAAGACATCTTAAATTCTTAATCCGTTGGAGTTACTTTCATATGAGTTTTATATTCACATTCATCTGTCTTTTACCCGGCATAAAACAACATATTCATCCGTCTTTTTCTGAAAAATAAACTATCCCCATTTGTTCATCTTTTCTGTGTAATTTCTAGTACTAATTTTGTTTCATGTCGGCATCGAACGATCGATCAGGGGAACACCCTCACGTTGACTAAGCAGGTGGAGTACTTCGCGGCCACCAAGTCAAAGATGACGGAGAAGAGCCGTGGCATCGACGCGCTGCTGTCCAAGTCGCTCTTCCTCATCAGCGACGGCGGCAACGACTTTTTCGCCTTCCTCCGGCAGAACCTGACGGCCAGCGACGCGCCGTCCTTCTACGCGGACATGCTGACCAACTACACGAAGCACGTGCAGACGCTGTACCAGCTGGGAGCGCGGCGGTTCGGGATCGTCGACGTGCCGCCCATCGGCTGCGTGCCGGCGGTGCGGGTCACCTCCCCGGACGGCGAGACCGCGTGCGTCGAGGCCGCCAACGCCCTCGCCAGGGGGTTCAACGACGCGCTGGGGAAGGCGATGGCCAGGCTCGCCGCCGCGCTGCCCGGGATGAGGTACTCCGTGGGGAGCTCCTACAACCTGATAACGTTCATCACGGTGCACCCGCAGGCCGCCGGGTTCAAGGACGTGGCCAGCGCGTGCTGCGGCGGCGGGAGGCTCGGCGCGCAGACATGGTGCGGGGCGCCCAACGCCACCTACTGCGCCGACCGCAACGACAATGTCTACTGGGACGAGGTGCACGGCACCCAGGCCACCTCCAGCAAGGGCGCCAAGGCCATCTTCGCCGCCCCCGTGAAGCTCGGCTTCGCCGCGCCCATCAACTTCAAGCAGCTGGTTTCTTCTTGATCGCCGGTCGAGGCATTGCACCGGACGGACACGATCTGTTGTCAGCTCTTAATTTAGTTGCGAGTGTTCACCCTTTGATTAAGGGAGGGGAAAAGAATGGGTAGCACACTTTTTGATTCTTTTGTAGATCGGTGGAGATGCAATAGAATCATAGAGAGGGTGCAGTGATGCATGCGATTTTATGTTCAAACAAGCGGCCAAATGGCCCGAAAATACACTCTTGAATAAAAGAAGTGAAAGTCCAAACAAATAAAAAGGTACGTTGTGTGATCGATGAACTCGCTGAGCTCGAGTTTGCAATTTGATCAGTGAACTCAACACACTTATTGGAGGTTGTGAAGTGAGTTGGGTAATAAACCGCGTCGGCATCATAGAGGCACCCACTCCCTTCaagaaataaaatgaaaaagaGAACGTCATAGAGATGCATATCGGAAATGCCCTTGTTGGCTTGTTCACTGTTTTATCCGGTGGATCCTATTCGCCGCTGCCAGGCGGCAAATAGACTCCGCGACCCCCGCAGCGAGGCACAGTAAGCCGGCCCAGTTCGTGGGCTTCACGCGCGTGTCTTGCGTCTGTCATTCACATATTTTCTTTTCGTTTTATCTGCTGTGGGTTTTGTGTTcagattttttggttttcttttccttctgcattttgtttttttctgttttttggatttttttcttCTGGTTTGGTTTTTCTTACGGATTCTTTTGCTGTTTTACCATTTTATATGCTTCTATACTATAAATATTTCTTCAGTATAATACAATGAACATATTTTATATGCGCTGAATATTGTTAATACAAATTGAACTTTTTTATGTAGAATGAAATATTTAATTTATGCTGCACATTATCTATATACAAAGCGATTTCTTTAATGTGCAATTATCTCTTTTTAATAtaaggggaacattttttttgtttAAAAATGCACAACAAACTTTTTTTAATACAAGGACAATGCCCATGTGTTCCAACTGGATATAAATATTCTACTATATTAGCTTGTGATTTATCTTCCCATATTAAATATTTATCAAATCTAGCCTACTATTTATCTTATATTTTGATGAGAAGTTTGGTAACTAAATTAAAGTAGAATTGGTTCAGATGGTAAGTAAtttaaggtgattgattatcatatagGAAAGGTTGGACAAAAGGATGATGGAAGAAAAGTGAGATATACGTTCTTTTTAAGTAGTCGAGATTCGATGAGGAATTTGATAAATAAATTAGAGTGGAATTGGTTCAGAagataagtaaattaaggtgacTAATTATCACAtgggtgtaacgcccggataattaagctacagtaattccctgctaatgatgccacatcatcatgattaCTGCTGTTAAACTCGCATTGGTTCGAATCCGgtccgaattcaaattcaaaataaagtcaaacaattaaagttttcaaatgtcaaatctaaaatgttcaaagtgtggcaaataatctctaGTTATCTGTGATGTTAGAACCAACCTATGTTTGATTCCCAGGTGCCCCTGGAAATTTATTTAGTGATCCAGCAGCATTTAAAATTGGCATTTCCAATTTGTAAAAttggttagacaactccttttgaTCTTAAACTTTTTGTGACTCCTAGAAATAATGTGCTTGATTTATGTGACAAGTCTCATATGTAAAAAAACTCTTTTAGACTTACAAGTAAATAGAAAATAATAGCTTTATATGGAAACAGAAATAAATGTTAAAAAGAAAACAAGATAGAGAACCCCCTTGGGCTGGCCCAACTTCCCCCTCCTCATCCTCCTGTTCACAGGAGGCTTGCTGGCTGCCCGAGCATCGTCCATGGCCGGGGACCGCCACGCGCCAGCCATCCGAGCCTCCCCGGCGAGGATAAGACCGTCCTTGACGCCTAGGGTTTCGCCCGTGTCCACTCCCTCTCGTAGTTCTCCCCCTATCATCTCAAATCCTCCTCTGCTATCTCACTCGAACACCGTCGTCGCCATGGCCGCGCCGTAGCCGTGGCCATGATCATCCCCGCGCCTCGATGACAAGTGCACGGGCTCCGCCAAGCTACGCTACTCCCGCTCCGGCCCCGAGCTAGAGCTCTACACCACCTCGGCCTTTGGATCGAGCCCGTCTTCATCCACGGCCGCCGGCGCTCTTCCTGCAAATGTCATCGTTCTGCTGCTCCTAAGTTACCACCGGGACCTCGTGTGCCTCCCCAGTGAGCTCCACCTCGTTTCCCTCCGTTCCCCTCCTCGATCTGTTGTTGGTGCTGCTagttccgccatggccgaagctcaccgccgccgctaGCTTCGTCATCGCGCGCAACGCTGTTGCCGCTCACCCTCAAGCACGACCTCGTGTTCCTGGACTTCCTAGGAGCCCGATGCACGCACCCGCACGCCTGGCCATGCCCCGCAGACCCCATCACACGCTTGTCGTCCTAACGCCCGGAGCTTCGCCCCCCGCACCGCTCACACTCACCTGCCGCGACCCGCGCTGGCTACGCGCGCGCGTCGCCATGGCCACTGCCGCTTGTGCGCGCCCCTGGCCCCGCCCGCTAGCACGCCTCGGTCATCGCCCGCGCGTGGCCGTCCCTGTCGACGGAGCTCCAAGCCACAGCCACATCGTCGCTCGCCTCGCACCCGGGTGAccctcctgctcctcctctcctCCCACGCGCGACCTACTGCTTCTACATCAGCTGCTGCCGCTGTTCGTCCAGCCCCGCGCCGGCCACTGCCTTCCAGCGCCGTGCCGCCCGCCCTGCTCGC from Triticum dicoccoides isolate Atlit2015 ecotype Zavitan chromosome 6A, WEW_v2.0, whole genome shotgun sequence encodes:
- the LOC119317898 gene encoding GDSL esterase/lipase At3g53100-like, whose translation is MVGVRMVCNGKAVAALTAVFVVCAGVVSPAAASGREEAHQVPAVYVFGDSTVDVGNNQYLPGNAALQLPYGIDFPQSRPTGRFSNGFNVADSISRLLGFKRSPPAYLSLTPETSRQIVRGYRGVNYASGGSGILDTTGNTLTLTKQVEYFAATKSKMTEKSRGIDALLSKSLFLISDGGNDFFAFLRQNLTASDAPSFYADMLTNYTKHVQTLYQLGARRFGIVDVPPIGCVPAVRVTSPDGETACVEAANALARGFNDALGKAMARLAAALPGMRYSVGSSYNLITFITVHPQAAGFKDVASACCGGGRLGAQTWCGAPNATYCADRNDNVYWDEVHGTQATSSKGAKAIFAAPVKLGFAAPINFKQLVSS